From uncultured Desulfobacter sp.:
ACTGGAGAACGTTTCCATAGCCTCGACAAACCAGAGATATCCCTGTTCATATGCCTTGCAGATGTATTCTTGCCCAATCGATTCTTTCAGCATTGAAATTATGCAGGTAAACCGATCAACACCAATTTTTTTGATTTTTTTTAATGTTACAAAGAAATAGTACAAGCTCCAAGATGGAAAGCCCCTTTCATAAGACTTTTCTCCAATCGACTCCTTCAACCGGGGAATAATATAATACAAATCATCAATTTTCAGTTCTTTATTATTTAGAAATTCGAGGACTCTTGCAATACTGTACGGGGCCCTAGCCCAATCCTGACTGATATGCGTATTGCCGATAATTTTATTATCATTTAATATTTCAATATATTGACAACATTTTTCGATTCCAATATCAGAAAAAAGCGAAAGAGTCTCCCTGAATTTCTGATCTCCTTGAGCCTGTAACCCTCTAACGACCTCCTGTCTTCCAATCATGTCAAGTAGCGATGTAAGCTCAGGCACAGGTATGTTTAACTCTGCCGCAATTTTAAACACCTGTGTGAGGGTAGGTGGTTGAGGCATTCTGAATTCGTTTTTTATATTCATTTAGGATAGGTATCAGCCTCTTTGTTATGACTGCGACTGTGATATTAATAAAATTATACTGTTATTTTTTTGAATCGTTTAGTCGACATACAATTTGACTAAGGAATGAATCCGAAATAACCTAACCTGGGAGCGCGGGCGTTCCGCCCGCATCTTTACATGCGGGCGGAACGCCCGCGCTCCCGGATATAGCAAAGTGGGCAAGTTATTTAAGACCCGTTCCTAAACGGTTAAATTAATATTAATGATATATTCTATCAAATAGGGAAGACGTTACGAACGTTTGCAGAAGGTGAGAGTCATTATATAAAAAACCAAATACTGTCATAATCATCTGGTTTTTCTCCTATTTCGGCAAGGCGGTTAAGATAATCCAAGATTGCCATATCTTTATGTATATATGTTTGACAAATTCCCAGATTCATCTCCCAAGGATGAAATTCGTATACTCGCCTTCCGTCAGGAAGAACAGTTATTAAATCCCGGTGTTGTAAAGCCCGCACATAGTTTTTCCCAAGTCCTGGTACATTGAACACAGCCTCATCGGTGCGTCTTAGTCCTGGAACAAGTCTTGCTTCCTCTTTCTGTTCCTGCAGTATACGAGCAAGCGGCACCTGATATTCCATGGTCTCGGCCTTTCCTTTGGGCATAAAGGTATAATAGGGGTCAATACCGATACGGCGCAGCAATAATCTCAAGGATGTACTTTCGAATCTTCGTGATACATAAAAGGTGTAAACCAATTGGTTATACACACTAATACCTTGGCGCTTTAGTTTATTAACTGCAGATACTGTCTCTGGTGTAATCTCGTAAACGTGCTCAATATGGGTCATAACAGCAATATCTCGCCGTCCCGGTTCACGGAATTTACCCAGCAGTTCTGCCAAACGGTCGGTAGTCCGCATCGGCATCGTGACAAGTGTGCGAGTGCCGATGCGGATTAAATCAACATGAGGAATCGCTGCAAGCTTGCTTAACAGGGACTCAATTTTCCTGTCACCCATGATAAAGGGGTCTCCTCCTGTGATCAGCACCTCGCGGATGGCCGGATGTTCTTTTATCCAGCTCACGGTAGAATTTATCTCCGATTCAACCGCAAACGAACCCGGGGCCATTACTTGTTCAATTTCCCAATTGCGCTGACAGTAAACACATATTTGAGGGCATGTATAAACCGGTTTTAAAATAGCTATTCCAGGATATCTTCTCGTGATACGATCCACCGGTGAAGTGTCAGACTCCAACATAAAATCAAAGGAGTGTCTCCCCTTTTCACGATTTGACAACATCGTATTCACATACTGTTCTGACGGGAAAACTTGAGCCCGTATGGCCCGATCATTTTGTCCGGGTTTGTTATCCATCAGTGAAAGGTAATAGGGTGTCAGGCCGAATGGCAGCCGGCCTTTCAATGCTGTTTTGATAGTTTGGGCCTGATCCTGGTTTAATGAAGCCAGCATGAGTAAACGATCCGGATCTGTAAAAATATTCCGCACCTGCCACTTCCAGTTATCCCAATCACCCGGCTTTCCGCCAACACTCTTGATAATTTTATCCCGCCGCTCTTGTCTCTTGATAATGGATTCCTGTGTAAGACCATCTTTATATCTTTTTATTCGTTTATCGATACTTTCCCATAGGTCGTCCAAATCATTGGATCGCTCAATTGACTTTTGTCTATTTGTTGCGCTGTCATGTTTTGAATAATCCACCAGGAATTGAAAATTTGCTCGTCTTTCAAGCCCTCTAATCCAATTAATCATTTCAGCATAAAAACCCGGCTTCAGATCTTGCCTTGCCCGTCCTTTTGCAATATCCCAGAATGCATTGACAATACTGAAATCGATTCGAGCTTCCGAACGTTCTGAAAAAATATTCATCAAAGCCATGCTGCAGTCCCGCATTCTGATAAGTTCATGAGCCGGCGGGGTTTCACCATTGAAATGTGAACGAAATATTTTCGTGGTTCTGCGCAGCAAAGTTGCGCGTACTGCTTCTATTGTTCTGCAACGGGCGATTCCATCAAGAAGCCTTTTTGATTCTTCTTTAAATACCTCGATATTATATAATTTTTCATATGGCCATGTTGACATTATATTTATCCATTTAAAGTAAACGTAAGTAGAAGGAGGTACATCAAAATATAAAATCTGATATTATTTTCATCAAAGGCTATTTTTTAATGAATTTAGTTCGATGATCCTGATTCCTCTATCCTAGTTATTTCATTTTTTATACTTTTGGCACCTTTTG
This genomic window contains:
- a CDS encoding KamA family radical SAM protein, which gives rise to MSTWPYEKLYNIEVFKEESKRLLDGIARCRTIEAVRATLLRRTTKIFRSHFNGETPPAHELIRMRDCSMALMNIFSERSEARIDFSIVNAFWDIAKGRARQDLKPGFYAEMINWIRGLERRANFQFLVDYSKHDSATNRQKSIERSNDLDDLWESIDKRIKRYKDGLTQESIIKRQERRDKIIKSVGGKPGDWDNWKWQVRNIFTDPDRLLMLASLNQDQAQTIKTALKGRLPFGLTPYYLSLMDNKPGQNDRAIRAQVFPSEQYVNTMLSNREKGRHSFDFMLESDTSPVDRITRRYPGIAILKPVYTCPQICVYCQRNWEIEQVMAPGSFAVESEINSTVSWIKEHPAIREVLITGGDPFIMGDRKIESLLSKLAAIPHVDLIRIGTRTLVTMPMRTTDRLAELLGKFREPGRRDIAVMTHIEHVYEITPETVSAVNKLKRQGISVYNQLVYTFYVSRRFESTSLRLLLRRIGIDPYYTFMPKGKAETMEYQVPLARILQEQKEEARLVPGLRRTDEAVFNVPGLGKNYVRALQHRDLITVLPDGRRVYEFHPWEMNLGICQTYIHKDMAILDYLNRLAEIGEKPDDYDSIWFFI